In Leptospira licerasiae serovar Varillal str. VAR 010, the sequence TGATAATGGTGAAGTAGTCTTTAGAAGTTGTTTTGTCGCTGGAACTCTTGTCTGGACTAAGGACGGACAAAGACCGATTGAGACGATTAAGGTAGGGGATATTGTTCTTTCTTGGGACGAGGAGTCAGGTCAAAATGAATATAGAGCTGTCACTGAGACTTTTGTAAATCAGACTACTACAATATTAAAAATTACTTATGCTGACGGGACCGCAATAGAAACTACTTGGAATCACCCATTCTATTTGCAACAGGGCTTGTGGGTACATGCTAAAGATTTAATGGCAGGGGACTTGTCCGTTACTGCTGATGGTAAAGTGGCGACTGTTGCTTCGGTTGTAGAAATTATTCGAAATGATACTGTTTATAATTTTGAAGTGGAAGATAATCATACGTATTTTGTTTCGAAAGCCGGGGTGCTCGTTCATAATTATTTAGATCAAGTGAAGCCATTTTTAGATAATTTTAAGGATGCATTGACTTTTATTAACCAAGAATCTTTAAAAGCCGTTAGTACGATTAATGAGGATATTAAAAAGGCTACTGAGCAAAAGAAAATATATAGCGATTTGATAGATAACGTGAATATCACAGCTTCCGAAAGAGCAGCTTATAATAAAGAGATCAACAAGCTTAACGAGACTATTAAAAGTAGAACTAATGATCTAAATCAGAGAGCAAAAGAAATAGATATGGCAATTACTTTTAGAAATAAGTCTGATGAATTATTAAATCAAACTCAGTATACAGAGTTTCTAAAGACTCAATTAGAAGGTAATGAGAATTTAACGCCTGCGGAGAAGGCGGTTTATAATAAAACCCTTGCCGAACAAATCGCAAAAGTAAAAAAACTTAAAGCCGAAGTTCAAGCAGCATTTTCGAGTGTATCCCAAAGATTCGCAGGTGAGGCTAACCGATTCTTGGATGCAAATCTGAAGTATACAGGACCATTTGCATTTTTAAATGAGAACACTGCTACAGTAAATGCTGGAAATTCTTTATTATCAAATTCTCCAGCCTTCAATGAAAAGAATACTATAGTAAATGCCGATGGTTTTGCGACTAAGCTCGATAAGACCACAACCAATATAATTAAGGATTTCAAAGATAAATATACAGGTGACCCATCAAAAATGCCTGATATAACGAAGGTCTTGGACCGAACCTATGAAAGGCCTAATATCGATTATAAAAGAATGAAGAATGACCCTGCATATAGTGAGTCAGTGATGAAGAAACTAGCTGATCCATTATATGGGGCCCAGTACGGTCGTAAAGGTACTATATTACAATTGGAAGTTGTAATGGGAACAATGAAGCAAGTATATCCGACAAAGGAAAAATTCTTAGAAAAGGCCCTAGTAAGAAAAGTTGGCGAATCCGACAATGAGTATGTTACTCGTCAAACTAGAATGGAAGGAATTGCCTCTTGGATGTATGATGGTTCAAAAACGATAAAGGTAGTTGATAGCGAAGCTACGTATATGAAAAAACTTGAATCTGGTGCAATTACTCTTGATCCGTCAATGATAGTATATAAAGAAGAAGTTGTTCCAAAAAGTGACAATGATCTAGCTTCTGGAATAGCATCTGCAACCTGTCGTATTTACGCAAACTGGCTGCAGGCGGTCTTGTCCCAAAAAACGAATTTGAGTTTTGGTGAGTTTTATAGTTCTAAGCTAATGGAAGGAGATATCGGGATGGGTCAACAGACTGTTGCTCCAGTATTAGACCTCGGAGGAACACCTGGATTTGATAATAGCTACGGCGCACCTGAGATTGGCGGGGGGGCACATAATTTCTCCAGCTTATCGTTGTCTTTATTCGGAGGTCTTTTAGGTCCAAATAAGTTTACAGAGTTTTTAGGCCAATTTATAGATATGCCAAACCCGATCCCGTTTGATACATTAACTCAAAAGTTGGATAACTATAAAGAAGGAGACGTTGTTCAGATTTGGGTTGATAATAGTAATCCACCTGGACCGAATCATTTTTGTTTGATTAAGAAAACAGCAGAGGGTTGGATCAATTATAATCATAATGGAAATTTAGGAAGGGTCGAATTTGGTAAAGTAATAAAACCAGAGGATCTTCAAGATACTAAGATCTACAAAGTCTATGGACCTAATAACTAATAAAGGAATTTAAAATGAAGCGATTAATAGTTTCTATTTTTCTATTAATGTATGTTAGCTGTACTGCCAATACACGCGTAGAAAATAAGAATATTTCCGTATCTGAAGATCAAACGGAGAAAAGAGGTAGGACGGTATATAGAGTACTTTCTAAAAAAGAATATTTGGTTAATAAAACTATATTGTCTGGTGGTTCCAGAAAAATTTATGAAGCTATACGAAAGAAGAATTCGAGACTAAAAGAAAAAGGAAATGCGATTTTTTGTGGGGAATTTAGCCCTAAAGATCTGACGATTCGTATTCAGTATGTAGCGAAAGAATATGATGATATGAAAAGTTCCCTCTTACAGCTGACAGAGAATAGCCCGAATGTTTACACGGTTCATTTTGAAAATGAACCTTTACTTGATGGAATATTCCAGGAAACAGATGATCAAGCTGGTACTAAGTTTTGGCAAATTGGTCTCTTTCCAATTGGAGCAATATCAAAGATTTCCAATCCAACAAATGACCTTGGAATTTTTACAAACAGATTTTTCGATGTTAAATCCATTGCTCTTAACAAAAAGAAAATAGAGACAATCCAAGACTGCATTATGAATTTCAGAATTCAATGGTGTGGAGAACAGGCCAATCCGAAAGATCGAGAATGGAAAGATTGTGATCCACCAGGTAACGAATATTAAATTTATTTCAAATCAACCAAACACGGCACCCCATCGTAAGTATAAAAAATTGGTTCCTTCGATTTCGGATAACGAAAATAAAACACTCTTCCCATACTACTCTCCGGCCTGAGTTCAAAAGGCTCATACGGCTTTTTGAAAAGGAAGAGTTGTTTTGGATCGTATGGAATAAATTCTATATAAGTCGCCATATTCATAAATGATTCGGAAAGATCAGTTTCTCCGGACGAAATCTCTGCACCATGAACTTGTTTATATTTTGGCGATATGGAAAACAAACTAGGGCTAACTTTTGCGTTTGCATCGGAAGAATTTTCGAAGTTTACTGTTACTTTGATAAAATTTTCTTCCGGGTTTTCAGGATAGATTATTCTAATTCTTGGTGGACCGCCTCCACCTGTGATCTGCATCTTAAATGAATCAACCCTTTGAGTGGAAACTATTTTAGGTCGGATTGTTTTTGTTCCGAAATCTAATTCTTTTGCTTTTACAACTTTATATTCCGATTGAATCGGTCCTCTCAGCTTCTCGAATTTAGGGAAGCCTTCTCTAATATGCCGAACCGTTTTCATTACATAAGTAGCCACCATCGACTCACTTTCTGAGAGCCAATAGAAAGGAAGAAGAAGCCAACCTTGCCAAAGTTGTCGATATACAATATCTTTTTCTATTTCTGGTAATACGATCTCTTCTCCACCGCCATCGTACAAAATAGCTTTTATACGAAAATCTTGAGATTCGAGGCCTGGTAATATGAATAATGTAAACATTGAAACATAAAGTAACCAATGTCTTCTATGAGCAAAATGCGAAATGCGTAATACTAAAACATTCTTTAGCTGACCTTCAAGTTTAGAATATCCATCGATTTGATGAAAGCCTAAAAGTTTGATTCCCGAGTCTGGAGAGATCCTTTTTTCTAAATTTTCTTGAACGGCAAGAATAGCTTCTTTTGAATTTAATGAATGGTCTGTTTCATATACAACTATAAGACCAAATTGAGACGAATTTTGTTTTCTTTCGGAAATAACACCTTCTCTATCTTCTTTTTGAGAATTTCGTAATATTGAAAGATAACATTCTTGGAAGATGAAAGATAGAATAAATAATATGAGCACAAAATGTATAGGGGATTTCATCGATTGTTTTTGTTCCAGTAACGGTGAATAACTTTTATAATACTTTTGCAAATAATTATTCCCATCATTCTATTAAAAGTTCCAGCTAAAAAGCAAATAGAAGAGAATTAACTAGTATAAGCTATAAGATTTAATTTTTGAAAAGTGGAGAAGAAATATCCCAAACAGGTAAACGAGTGTGTATTGATTTCGTATATTATTTGCTATTAGAATCTCAGAAATTTCTTTCCAAAACGATTTTCCTGCGAAATTTTGAAAAAAACTCTGACCCTTAGTGTTAAAATTATTCGTATAATAAGATATGGGACTTTCTTTTAGACATTTCGTTTATTCCCTATTGTTCGTGCTCTCTTTCATAATGAGTTCGAATTGTGAGGGCGATCTGTACGAGATCCAAGATCCTTCTTTCGGAATGGTAAAAGACGCTGCCTATTATGTTGAAGCTCACAAGTTAGCGGATACTCAGAATTTAAGGATTTTTGCAGAGCCTGCCGAGCATAATGTGTATGCACATTTTAATTTGAAAGTCTCTCCCGAACTTTTTCTGAAACAAGGTTGGAAGAAGGGAAATCAAGTCGATGAAAGTTTTTGGAAAGAAGAACTGGCTTGGGACATTCTTCATTTCGGATTAGAAGCCCCGGTAGAATTGGCGGACGCTAAAGTCTATATCAGAGAAGATCTCTCCAGAAATTTTTCCGGCAATATAGAGGTGCTTGTTCTAACCGGAACCGAGGGCTATTTGGTTTGTAGGCAATTCACTTCGGATTCAAAATCTTATTTAAGCAATTTTAGTTTTTAGGCTTTTCTTGGGTGCCCGCGGGCTCCCTGAAATTGATCTCAAAGATATCATAATGTGATTCTCTGGCTCCTGTCACGAAAGCGACGGAGACCCCCATATAATATTTGCCGGTATATTTCATCGCCTTCCATGCATATTCGGCCATCTCTTCGGAAGTGATTGAGAATGGATGTATCCTTCCCCTAGACTCATCCATATAAAGACCTTCGTAAGTGCCTATAACTGTGCCTTTGTATTCCAAGCTTAGTATCCTACCCATTACGGAGAAATTTCTTTTTCCGCCGGTCTTACGACTTATCATCTTATCAATAGGATGTGAAGTATCGTGCGCTTGGACCCAAACCGTAATTCTTCCGCTTGGATCTTTTACAGGTGTGGTATGCGGTATTATGTTTTCTTGATATTGTGCCTGGATAACTTCTATACTGCTAGAAAGTGCTATCGGTTGGATCCTGTGGATATTGAACTGTATCAGGATCGTCTGGTTCAGGTTTTTACTTAGGAAGTTCACTACATCCGCGTTTTCCGGACGAACGCTAAAGTTTGCTTTTCTGCGCATAGGCATATAACATTCGTCCCTAGTTTCATCACATTCTTCCGCGGGATCGAAAGTTAGGACTTCTATCACACCTTCGTAAGATTCGAATACAATCCCTCGGCTCTCGAATTGGATTAATTTTGCAACAGTCCAACCCTCCGAATAGGTCCCCAGGGCAAAAGCGGGTGCGTGAGAGAATAAAACAGAAATATAAACAAAGAGGGAATATTTTCTGAGAGTCATAAATCTTTATTGGACGAGACTTTTGGGCTCTTACTACCTATCGGCATCCTTAGATCCTAAGGCCAAGTATTTTCCCTTTATAAGGCGATCCAAAGCAAAATATCGAAATTTTTTCTTTCCAAACTATAACAATCTGGTTTCAAAATAATTTTGGATTACGGAATTCATAAATAGCCTAGTTCCCTCTTATAAGTTCCCATTTTTCGTCATTTTTTAGAATTATTCTGCCAATTCTTCCTATCTTTTAGACCGTATTTTTCTGGACGTACCTTTTCAAACATTCGGCAATAGAAATGGGAGAAATATAGTCTCCATTTGTTAATAAAGGCATAACTTATATTGGATTCCTTGTAGGAATTCCAACATAGTAGGGATTCAAGATTGGGCTCAGGTTATTATCGTTTTATTTTTATCTTATGCATTCTGCCGGGAATACTTCCTCATTTGAATTGCGGGGGAGGAGGTGGCGGAATGAAATTGTTTCCAATTTTTCCATCCTCTTCCGGTATCAAAGGTCTGCATGTTTCGGACTCAGCAGGCAATCGATATTCTTCCGGTTCTACACTTTCTTTAGGTTCCGCTTTAATTAGTTCCTCTTTTTCTAATACTTTGAAGGTTGAGAATGACGGAAATTTTACCGTTACTCTCACAGGAAGTCCGGATGCGGTTTCCAAAAGTGGGATACATGCTTCTCAGTATGTGATCGATTCTCAACCTGCTAGCACGAGCTTGGCAGACGGAGACTCTAGTTCTTTTCAGATCAGTTTTCAGCCTAGTTCCGCGGGTGTTAAATCTGCGTATTTGATCATTAACTCGGATGATCCGAATATCGGTACTTATATTCTTTATTTGAAAGGAACCGGCATGGAAGCTCCTGCTCCTTCTATCCAAGTTTCGGAAGGTAGCTTTAATTTTATCCCGAACGCTCAGACGAATTTTTACGCACCGTCAGGCGGGACTTCTTCCAAAACGATTACCGTTAAAAATTCAGGAGAGCAAGATTTAGTAATTTCTAATATTTCTTTGGGAGGAGCGGATGCGGGTTCGTTTAGTGAAAACGGTTCTTCGGTTACGATCTCTCCTAAAAAGACCTATTCATTTACGATCTCTTTCGGTCCGCTTTCTGTTGCCACTTTTTCCGCTTCGGTCTCAATCGACAGCAATGATCCGAATATTGCAAGCTACTCTATAGGTCTTGCCGGGGTCGGAACTTCCGGAAACGTTCCTCAAATTTCTGTAATGTATTCGGATAATAACAATATCTCCAGGGATATTACGAGTGGAACAGGCTTCTCTTATTCCTTTGGAAGCGTTTTCCCGGGAATCGTTTCTTCCGGTAAAACGATTACAATTCGTAATTTAGGAAGTTCTAATTTAGATCTTTCGGGCACTCCTGTGGTCTTAAGTGGAACAGATCCCGGGGAGTTTACTGTAACTCAACCTTCATCCACGAGCCTTTCTCCAAATTCTTCCGCTACGTTTGTGATCAAGTTTAGTCCAACAAGTGTCGGTTCCAAGTCCGCTACGGTTACTTTGAATACTAGTAACGGAAAAGGTGGGAATGCTTCGAGTTCTGTTTTAGATGTATCCGGGGCGGGAGGAAGAAGGGATATTATCGTAACCTGGGCGCATTCTAAAGAGCATGCAGTTCACATGGCATCAGGCGCTTATAGAGTTTGCTATAAAAAAGGTTCGGATTTTAGTGCACAAGGCGATTCCGGCGTTACTTGCGATGCGGATGTAATGTACGCGGGTGATCCTTATACCCCGAATTATAAAACGATAACCGTAAGTTCTGCTGGAACTTGGTATATCCGAGTAAAGTCCTTTTCTCAGTTTAATGGGACCGGTTCCACATTCTCTAAATCGATCCAGGCAAAAGTTAGTTCTCCGGGATATTAAATAAATTTTATGAAGAATAAATTCATCTCATTTGCTCTCATTCTTTCCGTCTTCTCTGTTGGTTACCTGTTTGCCGAAAAGGAAACGAATGCTGTTTCTAACTGGTCTAAACTTTTGGACCCGGTAGGAAATACCGATAATAAGAAATATTATAAAAGAGATTCCAAAATTAAATTCAAATCTTCGGAAGTCTTGGTTAAGTTCAAAGACAACGCAGGTGACTCGGTTAAATCGTATGCGGTTGGTTCCTTTAACGGAAAAGTCCTAAACGATTTAGGAGAGACTGGGATCTCTCAAGTGGAATTGAGAGAAGGTCAAACTGTAGAAGAGGCAGTCGCTGAATACTCTGCTCATCCGGATGTGGAATATGTGCAGCCGAATTATATTTATCATGCGAGCACTTCCCCAAATGATCCGATTTATGGCCAGTTATGGGGGATGAATAACACTGGTCAGAGTGTGTTAACTGCTACCTATGCGACGAACAATCCCGGAACCAGTACTGACGATATGAGAATGGAAAGCGCTTGGGATGTGAATACGGATTGTTCGAACACAATTGTAGCAGTTGTCGATTCCGGAGTGAATTATAATCACCAAGATTTAAATGCGAATATGTGGAGTTCCGGTTCGTGTGTTTCGGACAAAGGAGTCTCCTTGGGTGCATGTTCAAACGGTTGGGATTATGCGGATAACGATTCCAATCCAATGGACTTGAACGGTCATGGAACTCATGTAGCTGGAACGATCGGAGCCAAAGGAAATAACGCAACTGGAGTCGCAGGAGTTTGTTGGACCGCTAAAATTATGGCAGTTCGAGTTTTAGACCAATCCGGTTCCGGAGATACTGCAACCATTATCAAAGGGATCAACTTTGCAATTCGTAACGGCGCTAAAATCTTAAATTTAAGTTTGGGTGGACCTGATTACGATTCAGCTATGCGTTCTGCTATGGCAAATGCCGGCAGTAAATATGACGCGTTATTCGTAGTTGCTGCAGGAAATGACGGCAGCGATTTGAACTCGGATAACTCTTATCCTTGTGAGTATGATGAAGCCAATATTCTTTGTGTGGCCGCTCTAGATCAAAAGTTCCAGTTAGCAAGTTTTTCTAATTACGATTCTTCCAAGAAGAGAGTGGATATAGGCGCTCCAGGTACAAATATTCGAAGTACTTGGGCAGGCGCAGAGAATACTTATAATCTCCCTTTTGCCAGTTGGAATCTATATCATCTTACAGGTACTTCTTGGGCCCTTGCTACATGCTCCTCTTCGGTTTTATTACTTTCTACTAATTGCGCTACAGTACTCGCCGGAATTTCTACATCTGGATATCAATCTAATTCACATTCCCTCGTTTATGGCGAAATTGCAATTACTTCCGGTGCTGAAGCTGTCACCGCGAGAATGAGTTTATATCTAGATACGGAAGGAGGATATGATGGAATTAATATGTATGCTTCCAGTTCTACTTCTATGCCGGTTATCTTTAGTTCTGTTAACAAAGTAGGAAGTCTTTCAGGAGAACGAAACGGGCAGATAATTCCAGGCTTTGAAGTTGCTTTACCGAATTGCGTCGGCTCTTCGAATTGCAGCTTCGGTTATGAATTTATTTCAGATTCTTCCATCAATCGGGCCGGTGTTGCGATTACCGCATTTAATCTGATCACTCTAGACGTTAATGATATTACTCAGTATAATACTATTAACGGAACCTCTATGGCAACTCCTCATGTAGCAGGTCTTGCTACATTGCTTAGATCCTTTAATCCTAAGTTTACATATTCGGATACGATCAAGGCAATTGTCGCAGGCGGAACAACGACTAGTTCTTTGCAAAGCATTACGAAATATGGGAAGGCGGCTAACGGGAATGGAGCGATCCGAAATTTAGAAGCTCCAACGGATCTAAGCATAGATGTTCCTTAAATATTTTATAAAATCGATTTCGATCCTTGTCCTTCTATTTATAGGCGTTGCTCCCATGTTTTCTCAAGGATTTCCTAAAAATCTTCCCGCTGAAAAAGGTAAATATGTGAAGCCTGGTCGAGTTGTTCCGAACGAGTATATTTTTAAATTGGTATCGGGAACTAATTCGGAAAGGATCAAGGAGCTAACCGCCAACGCAACCGTTTTGAATATCGAAACCATTATGGAGAATACGTACAAAGTAACGTATAAATCCGATCCGGGTTTGGATCTTCTAAAGAAGGCTTCTTCCAAATCTGGTTTTGTAGAATCAGTACAGCACAACTTGGTATACAGGGCTTTTTAAGAATCGGCCCTGCTATTTACTTTATAAAAATATAATCCTATTTTCCGGAAAATCCTGCCTGCATCCATCTTGCGATTTGGTCTAGAGCATTTTTGGCTTCTGGAACGCTCCTGCCTAAATTGAAAAAACCGTGGATCAAAGTTTCGTAGATTTTGATCTCCAGTTTAATTTTTGCTTTTTGAAGAAGGTCTGCATATGCCAGCCCTTCATCCTGTAGAGGATCAAACCCTGCGAGCAACATATACGTTTTAGGAGTATGAGAAAAGTTCGACTGCTGAAATGGTGTGACTCTTGGATCTGTCCAATCTTTCGAATTCGGAACGCTATGATGTTTGAAATAACGAAGTAGATCCCGAGTGAGAGCGTATCCGTTTGCAAATTCTTCTACACTTTTTCTTTCTTGGATTAGATCGATCCATGGGTAAATCAATATTTGGAATTGGGGAAGAGTGAGTTTTTCTTTTTTAGCCTGAGTGGAAATAGAGATCGCTAAATTTCCTCCTGCAGAATCCCCACCCACTGCAATCCTTTTAGGGTCGATGCCAATGGACTTTCCATTTTCTTTCACCCATTTATAAGCGGAGTAAGCATCTTCCCAAGAACAAGGATACGTATGTTCAGGACCCAATCTATAATCAACTGCGAGTATTGCTCGACCTGAAGTTTTTGCTAAATATCTCAAGGGTGGATCGTGAGATTCCAGATCCCCGATCACAAATCCTCCCCCATGAAAATAAAGCAAACAGGGTTCCAGGTCTTCAGATATATTAGAAGAATATAATCTGATCTTGATCCTATGCCCTGTCCCAGGAATGGAAAAATTTTCAACTCTGGGAAGTTCTACTTTTTCCAGATCGAAAAATACCATTATATTTTTGAAAAGTTCTCTCGCTTTAGGCGGAGGAAGATTTTCAGGTTTCGGCTTAATTTTAGCTAAAATTAATGCGGCTCGGACCTTGGGGTCCAAGGTCCGTCCTCTTTTGATATCTTTTCCGAAAATTCTAAGAATCGAATCGGGAAGAGAAAGTAAGGTTCTGGCCGCTAAGGTCTCAAACTTTTGCCAGAGCACTTTTTTTCCTTGGTTCTGATTTTTCGTTGGAAGAGCTTTGTTTTCCGGATTGTTTGTATTTTGCTATGGATGGAACAGGCAATGTTTGCAAACTTTTAGACGCCCTCTTTTTACCTGCTTTTAGCTCCTTCTGCATATAATACAAAAAGTCTTCGTAGTCTACTTGCATCGTATGTCTTGCAGAGCTTACGTATCTCTTCTTCATTTTCTTTTCATAATCTTTGATCTGATTTTGCATTTCAGGAATTGTAGGAAGGCTGTAATTTCCGGTCAGATATTCAGCCAGCCATTTTCCTTGGAACTCTGCAAGAGGCATGATTGCTCCTAAAGGTTGATACAATCCTACAAAGAATAAATTATTCAGATCCGGTTTGAAAGTCCTATGGAACAAAGGAAGATGATTTTCGGGAGCGGAGATAAAATCAGGTTTAAAGAATGGGAACTTAACGTTATAACCGGTGCAATAGATGATCGCGTCGATCTCTTCTTCCGAGCCGTCTGCAAACTTTACCTTGTTTCCGTTATATTCTTGGATTACAGGTTTATATTTGATATCTCCTCTTCCGAGTCTTACTAAAATATCCTGTGAGATGGTTGGGTGGGCTTCTCCGGGTTTATGATCCGGTTTAGGAAGACCGAAATCTTCCATCTTACCTACTCCGATCTTTAACATTGTCCCGAATAGAAATTGTTTTAACCAGAAAGGTGTTCCTGGAGGAAGCAACTCTGTTTGTTTGTCTAAAGGTTTTCCGAAAAGATAATTCGGGATCACCCAAGCGCCTCTCCTGGAACTTAAAAAGACTTTTTTTGCAACTCCGGGACGGCTCAATTCGACGGAAATATCCATTGCGCTGTTTCCCATACCGAGTACTACGACTCTCTTGCCCGCCAATTGGATAGGATGTTCAGGATCCACGTAGTCATGGGAGTGTATTATCTTTCCGTTAAATTTACCCGGGAAATCCGGCTCAGGCCAGCGGGGAGACCAATGATGTCCGTTAGCTACTATAACAGCATCGTAAAATATTTTTTCTCCCTTTTCGCTGGTAACTAGATAGGTCCCATCGTCTTGGGGTTCTACCTTTGAGACGCCGTTCTTGAATTTAATATGTTTACGAAGTCCGAAGTGTTCCACGTAATCTATGAAATATTTTTGGATGGGTTCGTGGTTCGGATAATCCGCGTACCAATCCGGCATTGGATAATCCCGATACTCCATTCTATCTCTATGAGTGTTAATATGAAGTGATTTATAAATATTACTCAGGCCGTTGTCGTTCTTAAATCTCCAGTTACCTCCTACATCGCTTCCTTTTTCGTAGCAGTCGTAAGGGATTCCCTTGTCCTGCAATGATTTACAAACAGTGATTCCACTAGAGCCGGCGCCAATAACGCAGACTTTCGGTAACTCTTGCATATAGTTCTCCGATCTTTTTATGAGGTTGATAAAACGAATTAGTAGTAGATGTTTTTAGAACGCATAGTCAAGTCCGAAAATGGATTGAGTTAATAAATCGATATGTTTAGGTCGGATTTATGAAGACAGAAGAGAAAACAAACGTTCATTTTGATTACGACTATATCATAGTAGGTTCCGGTTTCGGTGGAAGTGTTTCTGCCATGAGGTTAAGCCAAAAAGGGTATTCTGTCTTGGTGATCGAATCCGGAAAAAGATGGACCGCTAAACAATTTCCTAAAACGAATTGGTCCGTTCACAAATATTTATGGATGCCTAGATTAGGTTTTTACGGAATCCAAAGATTAAATCTCTTAAAAGATTTTTTTCTAGTTAGCGGCGCCGGAGTTGGAGGAGGCTCCTTAGTGTATGCGAATACACTTTACGTTCCTTCTGATAAAACGTTAAATCATCCTACATACAAGAAGATCGGCGGTAAGGAGGGAATGCTTCCTTTCTATAAAGTCGCTTCCAGAATGTTAGGTGTCGTTCAGAATCCTCACTTGGATGGATCGGACGATGTTTTAAAGGAGATTGCGCATGAGATGGGAAGAGGTGAAACTTTTTCTCCAACTCCTGTCGGAGTATTCTTCGGAGAAAAACCTGGAGAAACGGTAAAAGATCCGTTCTTTCTGGGCGAGGGTCCTGAAAGAACCACTTGCAATCTTTGCGGAGGTTGTATGGTAGGTTGCCGCTTTAATTCTAAAAATACATTAGATAAAAATTATCTATTTTTTGCGGAAAAGTTAGGTGCAAAAGTCCTTCCAGAGACTAAAGTAACGGATCTTGTTCCTTTAAATGAAAGAGGAGAAGTCGATCCGGATGCAAGCGGAGAATTCGGTTATCAACTTTCCACTAGATCCACAACTGGCTGGTTAGGATCTCCTAAAAGGAAATTTAAAGCTAGATCTGTCGTACTTTCTGCCGCAGTGATGGGAACTGTAGGCTTACTTCTGCGTTCAAAAGAAGCAGGACATATGAAACGTCTTTCTGTTCGTCTGGGAGATGATGTTCGTACGAATAGTGAAACGGTTTTGGGAGTTACTAAGTTTGGAAAGGATGTGGACTTTTCTAGAGGTGTTGCGATCACTTCTTCCATTCATCCGGATGAACATACTCATATAGAGCCGGTACGTTATTCTAAAGGTTCCGATTTTTTCGGCACTCTTGCGAGTG encodes:
- a CDS encoding alpha/beta hydrolase, producing the protein MLWQKFETLAARTLLSLPDSILRIFGKDIKRGRTLDPKVRAALILAKIKPKPENLPPPKARELFKNIMVFFDLEKVELPRVENFSIPGTGHRIKIRLYSSNISEDLEPCLLYFHGGGFVIGDLESHDPPLRYLAKTSGRAILAVDYRLGPEHTYPCSWEDAYSAYKWVKENGKSIGIDPKRIAVGGDSAGGNLAISISTQAKKEKLTLPQFQILIYPWIDLIQERKSVEEFANGYALTRDLLRYFKHHSVPNSKDWTDPRVTPFQQSNFSHTPKTYMLLAGFDPLQDEGLAYADLLQKAKIKLEIKIYETLIHGFFNLGRSVPEAKNALDQIARWMQAGFSGK
- the lsa26 gene encoding surface adhesion protein Lsa26, producing the protein MTLRKYSLFVYISVLFSHAPAFALGTYSEGWTVAKLIQFESRGIVFESYEGVIEVLTFDPAEECDETRDECYMPMRRKANFSVRPENADVVNFLSKNLNQTILIQFNIHRIQPIALSSSIEVIQAQYQENIIPHTTPVKDPSGRITVWVQAHDTSHPIDKMISRKTGGKRNFSVMGRILSLEYKGTVIGTYEGLYMDESRGRIHPFSITSEEMAEYAWKAMKYTGKYYMGVSVAFVTGARESHYDIFEINFREPAGTQEKPKN
- a CDS encoding flavin-containing monooxygenase: MQELPKVCVIGAGSSGITVCKSLQDKGIPYDCYEKGSDVGGNWRFKNDNGLSNIYKSLHINTHRDRMEYRDYPMPDWYADYPNHEPIQKYFIDYVEHFGLRKHIKFKNGVSKVEPQDDGTYLVTSEKGEKIFYDAVIVANGHHWSPRWPEPDFPGKFNGKIIHSHDYVDPEHPIQLAGKRVVVLGMGNSAMDISVELSRPGVAKKVFLSSRRGAWVIPNYLFGKPLDKQTELLPPGTPFWLKQFLFGTMLKIGVGKMEDFGLPKPDHKPGEAHPTISQDILVRLGRGDIKYKPVIQEYNGNKVKFADGSEEEIDAIIYCTGYNVKFPFFKPDFISAPENHLPLFHRTFKPDLNNLFFVGLYQPLGAIMPLAEFQGKWLAEYLTGNYSLPTIPEMQNQIKDYEKKMKKRYVSSARHTMQVDYEDFLYYMQKELKAGKKRASKSLQTLPVPSIAKYKQSGKQSSSNEKSEPRKKSALAKV
- a CDS encoding choice-of-anchor D domain-containing protein, translating into MKLFPIFPSSSGIKGLHVSDSAGNRYSSGSTLSLGSALISSSFSNTLKVENDGNFTVTLTGSPDAVSKSGIHASQYVIDSQPASTSLADGDSSSFQISFQPSSAGVKSAYLIINSDDPNIGTYILYLKGTGMEAPAPSIQVSEGSFNFIPNAQTNFYAPSGGTSSKTITVKNSGEQDLVISNISLGGADAGSFSENGSSVTISPKKTYSFTISFGPLSVATFSASVSIDSNDPNIASYSIGLAGVGTSGNVPQISVMYSDNNNISRDITSGTGFSYSFGSVFPGIVSSGKTITIRNLGSSNLDLSGTPVVLSGTDPGEFTVTQPSSTSLSPNSSATFVIKFSPTSVGSKSATVTLNTSNGKGGNASSSVLDVSGAGGRRDIIVTWAHSKEHAVHMASGAYRVCYKKGSDFSAQGDSGVTCDADVMYAGDPYTPNYKTITVSSAGTWYIRVKSFSQFNGTGSTFSKSIQAKVSSPGY
- a CDS encoding S8 family serine peptidase, with the protein product MKNKFISFALILSVFSVGYLFAEKETNAVSNWSKLLDPVGNTDNKKYYKRDSKIKFKSSEVLVKFKDNAGDSVKSYAVGSFNGKVLNDLGETGISQVELREGQTVEEAVAEYSAHPDVEYVQPNYIYHASTSPNDPIYGQLWGMNNTGQSVLTATYATNNPGTSTDDMRMESAWDVNTDCSNTIVAVVDSGVNYNHQDLNANMWSSGSCVSDKGVSLGACSNGWDYADNDSNPMDLNGHGTHVAGTIGAKGNNATGVAGVCWTAKIMAVRVLDQSGSGDTATIIKGINFAIRNGAKILNLSLGGPDYDSAMRSAMANAGSKYDALFVVAAGNDGSDLNSDNSYPCEYDEANILCVAALDQKFQLASFSNYDSSKKRVDIGAPGTNIRSTWAGAENTYNLPFASWNLYHLTGTSWALATCSSSVLLLSTNCATVLAGISTSGYQSNSHSLVYGEIAITSGAEAVTARMSLYLDTEGGYDGINMYASSSTSMPVIFSSVNKVGSLSGERNGQIIPGFEVALPNCVGSSNCSFGYEFISDSSINRAGVAITAFNLITLDVNDITQYNTINGTSMATPHVAGLATLLRSFNPKFTYSDTIKAIVAGGTTTSSLQSITKYGKAANGNGAIRNLEAPTDLSIDVP